The following are encoded together in the Candidatus Dormiibacterota bacterium genome:
- a CDS encoding cupin domain-containing protein produces MEELRQRRVVHATHDGWDGVEVEGYRPGAAVGVERHTILGGRKGDPSQPGPRMELRYFELQPGAVSRLEKHEHEHYVVIRRGEGYAIVGDSVSPVGANDVVYVAPLEIHQLVNRGNEPFGFYCIVDACRDFAQEPSEEDLARLSNSPAGAVAKPFAVPMPPKRT; encoded by the coding sequence ATGGAAGAGTTGCGTCAACGGCGCGTCGTCCACGCAACGCATGACGGCTGGGACGGCGTCGAGGTCGAGGGCTATCGGCCCGGGGCGGCCGTGGGCGTCGAGCGCCATACGATCCTCGGCGGCCGCAAGGGCGATCCGTCGCAACCCGGCCCGCGCATGGAGCTGCGTTACTTCGAGCTGCAACCGGGCGCCGTCTCGCGCCTAGAGAAGCACGAGCACGAGCACTACGTCGTGATTCGCCGCGGCGAAGGATACGCGATCGTCGGCGACTCCGTCTCGCCCGTCGGCGCAAACGACGTCGTGTATGTCGCACCGCTCGAGATCCATCAGCTCGTCAATCGCGGGAATGAGCCGTTTGGCTTTTATTGCATCGTCGATGCGTGTCGCGATTTTGCGCAAGAGCCTTCCGAAGAAGACCTCGCACGCCTGAGCAACTCGCCGGCCGGCGCCGTCGCGAAACCATTTGCCGTTCCCATGCCGCCGAAGCGAACGTGA